The Corynebacterium felinum DNA segment CGCTGGCGTTAGTCATCGTGATCCTCCTTGGCGGTTTCGATCACATGCTCGCCTTCTTCCATGAATGCATCGAAATCCGACGTGAACATCCTGTCTTGCTCCACCCGAAACTTGGAGTATTCCTCAAGCGCGAACTTGTCTGCAAGCTTCTTTGAAATCTTGCCCGCATTTTGTAGCAACTCACGTCCATCGATCGCCAAAACCTGATCCAGCAAGCTGGCCCACTGCTCCATCGTTGTAGGGATGTGCCGCTCGGCTCGGCTTTCTGCCAAGTTCAAGAATGTTTCCACCAGACGTCCGAGATCATTAAGTTCCGTTTTGGATAGGTAGTTCTTGCCGACGGTCACATCACCTGCCAACACCTTGCCTTCTGGGCCTTTAGCCCAAGTGGTCAACCCCATGTGTGGTTTGTCCGCCGATGCTCTATTCCGAATAAGTTCGGCAGCAGTATGTCCGTGCACTGCATAATGCAGTTTGTTTTGCACGGTGGCAAAGAAAGTTTTGGTTATCGGTGCATCCCGGTCATAGTCCGTGGCCGTGGCGTAAATATCTGTTACTTTTTGGTAGAACCGGCGCTCCGATAAGCGGATTTCCCGGATCTCTTGAAGCAGCTGTTCAAAGTAGTCTTCACCAAAAATTTCGCCTTGGGCCATGCGCTGCTTATCCACGACAAACCCACGAAGTGTAAAGTCCCTCAGCACCTTGGTTGCCCAGATACGGAACTGCGTTGCCCGTTTGGAGTTCACTCGATAGCCGACGGAGATAATTGCGTCGAGATTGTAGTGTTTTACTTGGTAGTTTTTGCCATCAGCGGCAGTTGTCCGGAATTTCCGGACAACTGAATCCTCTTCCAGTTCACTGGAGGCAAAGATGTTTGTCAGGTGCTCGCTCACTGTTCGCTTATCGACGCCAAACAGCTCACCCATGAGCGCCTGCGTCAACCAGATTGTGCCTTCATCGAATCGCACCAATAAATCATGTTCGAGATCAGCTGAGGTGAATGTCAACAGCGGACCTGTCGACGAAATCCCTACCTGGCGAGGTTTGTTACTCATAAGCCAGCCTCCAATTGTTCAGAAGTGATACGCCTAGACAAAAGTTCTGGGAGGAGGGTGTCGCGGAGCTCAGTGAGTAGTTCGTTCTCACGCCGTAAGGAATCAGACTTCTGAAAAATCTTTGAGACCACTGCCTCAAATTCTCGGCGATACGCTCGGGGAATCACAGGGGCTTCAAAAGTTGGCACTGCGTCCTTCGCTAAATGTAAGACTGTAGTTCCATTAACCCTATTGCGACACCACTGCCGAAACTCGTTGCTAGATAGGATGCCGTAAAGATAGGAGTTAGATATCTGGGGGTCAGACGGCCTAATCACTAGAAGATCGAGTGAAGCAACAATATGATTATAGTCAGTAATATCCGGAAGACGTACCACTCGTCCGACGACCTCAGCGTTCTGAGTTAGGTCCGTCTGAGCGACGATAAGTTCACCACGCCCCACTAACTGTCCCTCTTTGTAATGGCCTGTGTAAGCTTTCAGCCCGTCCGACTTATATCCACCATTACGATCAAACGACTTAATCGTAACTAAAGCACAATCGGAATCTTGAAGTTCAGAACTTTTGTAAGATACTCCCTTAGTGATCTCCACGAGATTACTCAGAGGAATTCGCTTGACTGGGACTCTTGAGGTGAGTTCCCTAAAATACAACCCAACTAAATCGTAATTCGCCCTCAGCATTCGTTGATTCGATTCGATCTTATCGTCGAGAAGTCCCAGTTTTCGTCCAATTTCTTGCTGCTCTTTAAATGAAAAATCAGGAACTTCGAAGTTCTTAACAACATCCCAAGAAGCACGAGGCATCCGAGTTCCGGTACTTGAGGAGGCTGCCATATCTGAAAACTCTTTCAATGCCGCGACATAGAAAGCAAAGCGGGGGTGCACGCCCGATTTCGCTCGAAAAACCCAGAAGTCAGATGAACAAATCCCCTCATTCTCGCCAGTAAAAATTACCTTTCGGAAATATGGACGGAGCCTTCCGTATATGATCTGGTCTTTGCTAAAGCGACTTTTCTGACTGGTGATTCCATCGACACTCTCAAACCTAGATACTCTCAAGGCACTAGGTTCTATATGTTCATATGCGAGATACTTTTCGTCCGGCCCCAATTCGGACGGCTTTACAGTGTCTTTAACAATATCGACCAAATCACCAAAACTAGCCACAGAAATTTCCAATCTGAGTCGAGATTTCCTCTTCCAGCTCCCGCCCGCGCTCAAACTCCTTAAGCAGCTCGCTCGTCAAACGCTTGATCTTGTCCTCGACTGGCTCGTCGTCAAGCTCTGCTTCCTCAAGGCCCACATAGCGGCCAGGGGTGAGCACGAAGTTATTCTTCTCGATCTCCTCGAAGCTGGCGGATTTTACGAATCCGGCGATATCTTCGTAGTTTCCGTCATGGTTGCGCCACGCATGGTAAGTGTCGGCGATCTTGGCGATATCCTCGTCCGAGAACTCGCGCAGGCGTCGAGTCTTCAACGCGCCCATCTTGCGGGCATCAATAAACAACACTTCCCCATCGCGAGCACGATGGCCATTACCAAAACGATTCTTCGACACAAACCACAAACACGCAGGAATACCCGTGTTGAAAAATAGTTTGTCAGGCAAGGCAACAATACAGTCGACCAGTTCCTCCTCGATCAACCTCTTCCGGATCTCCCCTTCACCACCGCTATTAGAACTCAGGGAACCATTGGCCAGAACAAAACCAGCCGTACCCTTTGGACTCAAGTGATGGATAAAGTGTTGTACCCACGCAAAGTTGGCATTACCCTGCGGAGGAGTGCCGTACTTCCAGCGAGGGTCGTCGTCAAGCGTCGGGCTCCACCAATCAGAGACATTGAACGGCGGATTAGCCAAGATAAAGTCTGCGCGCAGATCCTTGTGCTGATCTTGGGTAAAGGAATCGGCGGACTTTGCACCTAAGTCGGCTTCAATACCGCGAAGCGCCAAGTTCATCTTGGCTAGTTTCCAGGTAGTATCGGTGAACTCTTGGCCGTAAACAGAAATGTCGTTGAGGTTGCCCCCATGTGCTTCGACAAACTTGGAACTTTGGACGAACATACCGCCGGAACCACAAGCCGGATCGTAAACGCGACCTTTATAAGGTTCGAGCATCTCAACCAACAGGCGAACAATGGAACGGGGCGTGTAAAAAGCACCGGCATCCTTACCAGATTCTTTGCCGGCAAACTGGCCAAGGAAGTATTCATAGACGCTACCGAGTACGTCATCGGAGCCGTGGTCGTCCTTCTCACCAAAGCCAATGGAACCAATCAGATCCACTAACCCGCCGAGGCGTTCCTTATCCAGGCCGTCACGCGCGTAGTCCTTAGGCAGCACGCCTTTGAGTGAAGGGTTTTCCTTCTCAATAACGTCCATCGCGTTATCAATAATGATGCCAACTTCAGGGCTTTTGGCCTGGTTCTGAATCTGCTGCCAACGCGCATTGGCAGGCACCCAGAACACATTGCGCTTTTGATACTCGTCGCGATCCTCTAGAAACTTGAGGCGGCGCTCCTCGTTGGGAATATAGCCATCACTGTCTGGGTTGGACAGACTTTCCTTGAGTTCTGCTCGACGCTCTTCAAAGCGGTCGGAGATGTACTTCAAGAAGATCAATCCAAGCACGACATGTTTATATTGGCCTGGCTCCTGGTTACCACGCAGTTTGTCGGCTGTAGCCCACAGCTTTTGCTCCAGGGTTTGCTCATTCTTCTTGGTCGGCTTCTTCGCCACTAGGTATTCTCTCCGTGATATTGTCTACTAATTTCGACCCGCTCGTTACGCCCAATTTATCCTTAGGGCAAGTCAAAATACATCGCCGTGAGTATACAACAATCAAGCTAAGCCTTGAATTGGAAAGAATAGTCTTTACCCCTGTAGAAGGCACTTTCTCCACACTGTGCAACAAAATCGCCCATCAGTCTGCAGCCGTGGTGGAAGCCTGACACGCCACTTCAGTCATTTTATGTTCTTCTGCAATTGATAAAACACGCTTCCTATTTGCAATGAGGATCAATGGAAGTGTGTGCAGTTTTTACCGCCCGTTTACTGAAGTATCACACCACCTCAGTTAACAGGCGGGCTACTAGGAGCGCTGTTCGCGCTGGACATTTCCGAAAAAGCGGTGATGAAACGGCGTCGACAAGCAATGCTAGTGCCTGCCCAAGCCGCGGTAGCCCCAGCCAGCAGCCTTCCAGGCTTGCGCATCTAACACGTTGCGGCCATCAATGATTTTCGGATGTGCCACAATGCCCCGCACAACAGCAGGGTCGAGATTCTTATATTCATCCCACTCAGTCAGCAAAAGCACGAGGTCCGCACCCTTCAGTGCCGCCATTGTCTCTACCTGCGTGCGCAGTTGTGGCAAACGCTTCTCCACCGCGCCCAGCGCCTCAGGGTCAGTGACCGTCACCTGCGCACCATGCTCATGAAGGCGCAAGGCAACATCCAAGGCGGGCGAATCGCGAATATCGTCACTATTCGGTTTAAAAGCAGCACCCAAAACAGTAATCTTCTTCCCTGCCACCGCACCCCCCAGTGCGGCGAAGGAAAGATCCACCACACGGTCGCGGCGGCGCTGATTAATCTCATCAACCTCACGCAGGAAGCCGACCGCATCCTCCACACCGAGCTCCTCCGCGCGGGAGACAAACGCACGAATATCCTTCGGCAAACAGCCGCCGCCAAAGCCAACGCCGGCGCTTAAAAAGCGATTGCCAATGCGCACATCGTGGCCGAGTGCGTGGGCAAGCTCCACTACATCGCCCCCGGTTGCCTCACACAGCTCAGCCATTGCGTTGATGAAACTGATTTTGGTGGCCAAAAACGAGTTCGCCGCCACTTTCACCAACTCAGCGGTGGGATAGTTCATCACCAGCCGCGGAATCCCCGCCGCCAGCATGGAGGCATAAATCTCATCGAGCACCGATTGCCCATGGACAGCATGCGCGGGATCATCAGAAAGCCCATAAACAAGCCGATCCGGGCGCAACGTGTCCTCCACCGCGAAACTTTCGCGCAAAAACTCAGGATTCCACACTAAGGTCAAACCCAGCGGGGCAATGCGCTTCGCCAACGCGTGGGCAGTACCCACCGGAACAGTAGATTTACCCACCACCACAGGTTTTTTCGTGGAAGACTTAACTGCAGCTTCAATCATGTCAAAAGCCGAGTTCACGAAACTCAAATCCGCCGCACCGCTGGTAGCCGATTGTGGAGTACCCACAGTAACGAAGTGGACGTCGACGTCGACAAGCTCATCCGTGGCAGGAGCAACCGCAAAACGCAACCTGCCCGACGCCAAGCTCTGCTGCAAAATCTGCTCAAGCCCAGGCTCAAAAAACGGCACATCCCCCCGATTCAACACAGCCACCTTATCAGCATCAATGTCGACACCAATCACATCATGGCCCAACGAGGCCATACACGCAGCATGCACGGCACCAAGATAGCCGCAGCCAATCACAGAAATCTTCATAATTTTTCACTCCTTCACAGAATGGGAAATCCACTGATTAATAAAAGGTTGTGCACTCGGGCGAAACGCATACACACAACACAACCGCAACCGCGCAGCCTGGGTATAGGCCTGCAAACGGCTAGGCGAAATAACTAAAGAATCCGCAAGCTCCCTTACAGCCTGCGAAATGCGCGCCTGAACACTGTCCGAATACACCTTCTGAAACCCACGCAATTCCACATGCGCAAGCACATTGCCCACATCCAAAGCCGCCTCACCAAAAGCAACAGTGTCCAAATCCAACACACTCAGCTGCGACCCGTCCCACAAAAGCTGCTTATCATGCAAATCCCGATGCAACACCACACAAGGATCAGCAGGTTTCAACAACTCACCAGCAAGCGCATCCACACTACGAGCAAGCCGCTGACACGAATGCGCATCGAGCATCCCAAAATGCTCAACCTGATTCAGCCAGTGTCGCAGCACACCAAGCTCATCACCGGCATCGTGCGACGACAGGCCCACACCAGCACCACGCGCAAACTTCGGCCACAACTCAACAAACCGCTCCCATCCCGGCACCGACGCATCACCTAAGGCACACAACGTATCACCGGGAAGAAGCTCATACTCCACCACCGAAGCAGCAGAACGCACAACAGAAGCTGCACGAAAACCCGCAGCCTTAGCCAGAGCAGAATAATCCGGACCAACACCCTTGCGCACATGCTTGACCACCACACCAGCAGCGCGATTAACAACAACCGCACGCTTATTCAACCGGTGCACCACCAAACCCTCATGCGGCGCCAACTCAGGCAACGCCTCATCGCAACCAAAAGGAACAAGGCGCACCACACCATCAGCATCAATCGCACCAGCACGCAACTGACCATCAATAATCTGCTCAAAAACCACACTGTTCGTTTTCAGCTGCGGCCACGCACGCACAACAGAAGGCAACGAAAATAAAACCTCACGCACCCTCATCACCCCACCTGCCCCACCTGCGCAATACGCGCAGCGATATCATCACGCCACGTCGGCGAACCCGCACGCACCGGCTCCATCAAACGCAACAACTGGGCATGAACCTGCGCACAGCGAATATCAGCATCCGAAGGCAACGGGGCAACCTGCGCATACCCACACAAAAACGCATCCTGGTGGGAAGGATTCAACGCAGACACAAAAGAGCCAAGATCACTAGCAGCAGGACCTAAATGCACCCGATCAAAATCACTCAACCACACCTTTTCATGCCTGTGATCACACAACACCTGATCCGGAGTGAAATCACCATGGACCACAACCTCACGCGAATCCTCATACTCAGGCACATCCAAACCAGCCGCCGCAGCAGCAAGCGAAGGATCCACAGCACTCAAAATACGCACATGCGCCTTCAACTGCCGACGCACATCCCGCCGCTTGACCGCACAGCCCCCATCCACCAACGAACGAGCCCCATGCAACCGAGCAAGCAAACCACCCACCCGGGCCACAGCACCCACATCAGGGCTACGCGCCAAATCAGTATCGCCCACAAACTCCATCACACTGACATGCGGATTCGAACCATCATCCACACGCGCCTGCATAGGAACCACCGCCGACATCAACTCATGCACCTTCGGCGAAGGCACACTCTTCCTACTGACACGCCACACCTGATCCCCCACCCTAAAAATCACTCGGCGCGCTGGGTTATAGCGAAGCAATGTACCGGTGGTGACTTCTTCCGGCAGCAGCCTTAAATGCGTAAACAGTTTGGGGTCACTGATCACATCGCCGGTTTGGAGAATGATATTTTCACTCAGTTGCTGGGTTCGCACATTCATCTGTGCTTTGTGGGCAATGCGTTGAAGCTTCGTAGCCTTAATGTGGCTTTTCGGCCACAACAGTCGCAGCCAACCAACAGTGATACCCGTTGTGGCATCTGTGATCGAGGCGATCAGGGAGGTGTCGGGTTTGATCCGGATCCATTCGGCGGTGACGTGACTACCGAGGTGATCATAGAGCCAGTTGGGGTCGGTGAGGTGGTCGATATAGGTTGCGGTTGTGTTGGTCATGAGGCGAACTCCTCTTTGGAATTGACCCAGTTTCTAAATTCTTCACTGGTGGAATACAGGTCTGAGGGGGCGCCGTTGAGTTGCACGCGGCCGTTTTCCAGCCACACCACGCGATCAGCGCGCAGGGCTACCTCAGCATCGTGGGTGACAGCAAGTGTGGTGCGGCCTTCGACGAGTTTCTCGATCGCTTCGAGCACCAGACCTGCGGATTCAGGGTCGAGTCCGGAGGTTGCTTCGTCGAGAATCACAATAGGGGTGTCGCGGAGCAAGGCGCGGGCGATGGCCACGCGTTGGCGTTGCCCGCCGGATAATGTTCCGCCGCGTTCCCCGACAACGGTGTCGTAGCCTTTGGGCATGGCGGTGATGAAATCATGCGCGTTGGCGGCCTTGGTGGCTGCTTCGATTTCGGCGTCGGTGGCATCGAATCGCCCGTAGCGGATGTTTTCACGGATGGTTCCGCTAAACAGGATGGCCTCTTGGTGCACAAGTGAGACATGGGAGCGCAGATCGGCAAGATCCACACTGGTCAGTGGGATACCATCGATGCTCACGGTCCCATGTGTGGGGTCGAGGGCACGCACTAACAGGGAGACTAGGGTGGATTTACCCGCCCCGGATGGGCCGATAATTGCTACTGTTTCCCCAGGGTTAATGGTGAGGTTGAGCCCGCGCAGCACCTTTGTTGATTCGTAGTTGGTGTGCACATTCTCGAAGGTGACTAAACCAGTCACATCATCACCGAGTGGGGTGGGGTTGTGAGGCGAAGCAATATCGGATTGCAGTTCCATCAGATCAGCGACACGTTCACCGGAGGCGGTGGCGCGGGCGATACGCCCGGTATATTTCGCCATATCTCGCAAAGGTTTCATGGTGGTGCGCAAATAGGTGGTAAACAGCACGAGATCACCTAAGGTCATTTCCCCTTCGAGCACCCGCAGCCCGCCACCAACCAGCACGGCTGCTTGCGCCAAACCCACCAGCACATCGGTGCTGCGCTCTAATCGGGCAGCAAGGCGCCTACTTTTCACACCCGCTTTTAATGAGGTGGTGTTTGCACCAACAAAGCGGTCGGAGATCAACGATTCCAAGCCGTAGGCCTGAACAATTTTGATTGAGGACAGTGATTCTTGTGCCGTATTTGCCAGCTGCCCCTCCGCTTTACGGGTAGTGCGTGCAGCCACAGCAATCTTGTGTGAAGCCCCGCGTGAGGTCACCATGAACACAAGCATGGCTGCTACCACCACCAAAGATAGGAGGGGGTCGAGCACCACCATAATGATGAGCATGACCACCAGTGTGATCACATTAGCTAATAGTGGCAGGCCGGCTGTCACCGCGACTTCTTGCATGCGGTTGACATCAGACACTAGGCGCTGCACAGTATCCGCGCTGCGATTTTTTGAGTGGAATTGCTGGCTGAGCCCCTGGACGTGTTGGAAAATTCGGGCACGCAACAATGTCGATGCCCGCGAACCCACCAAGGCGAAAGCCACAGTGGCAAGATAGTTACACAGTGCCCGCATGGCCACCACGAGCAAAAAGGCAGCACCACAAATCAGCAGCAAGCGCAACGAAGCTGGGGCTTCAGCAATATCTGCACCGATGGACACCGACAATGCATCGATAACAAATTTCAGCGGCCACGGCTCTAACACACGAAAAACCACTTCGAGCAGCAGCACTGTCACTCCACCGACGATCAGTTTTCGTTGGGGTTTCACATCTGGTGCGATGAGTTTTAACGTGCGCTTAATCGCAATTTTCTTCATTCGTTTCGGCATCAGCGGCCTGCCTTTGACAGACCAGCCAACGCAAACATGGTGGAAACAACACTCGACCAGCTGTGCTTTTCCACCGCCCGTGCCCGAGCCCGCGCCCCTAATTCAGCGCAGGTGGTTGGGTTGGTGGCAAGCTGGTCAATCGCCGTGGCCAATGCCTGCCGATCCGATGGGGGAACGAGGATGCCGACGTCGGCAAGCACGTTGGGGATTTGCCCGATTTCTGAAGCCACTACAGCAAGCCCTGCTGCCATGTACTCGTAGACCTTCAGCGGTGAAAAATACGCCTGATCGTGCGGATAAGGGGCAACCCCAATGCTGGCACCGGCAAGGTGAGCTGGGATTTCTTCCGGCGCCACGGCACCGACAAACTCCACGTCCAGCCCCAACTGTGCGGCTGTGCGCTCTAAGTTCTCGCGCTGCGGGCCGTCCCCGATGATGCGCAGACGCCACTGGCTTTGCGCATGCGCATAAGCCTCAATCAAAACATCGACCCCATGCCAAGGCTTGAGGGTGCCCACGAACACCACGAGTGGTGCGGCGTGCTCATCCACCGGTTGCGGGGTGATGCGATGCACATTAACCCCATTAGCCACGGTGTGCACGGTTGTGGCACCAGTTAGCGCAATTACCCACTCACGCACCGGCTCAGACACACAAACGGTGGCTAAAGCGGCGGTGACTTGGCGCGATAAAGCGCGGTAGGCGTAGTCTTCGGCGACGAGTTCGCGATGTGTGCGCTGCTCATCGATCAGCGGCGCATTCACTTCGAGGATCGCTGGCAGCGCAGAATCTGCGATCACCTCACTAAACAGCGAGTATCGTTCATAAATGCACTCGAAGTCACCCTCAGCAATCAATTCACTGATACGTTGACTGGCCTTGATTTGTTCCTGCTCGCGCACAGCGGCAGGCCCTTGTCCCACGGGGATTTCCACAACATTCAGCGTTGCAAGATCAGCGGGTACGTCCTTGCCCCGCCTGGTGGCAAAGACGGTGACGTCGTGTCCGTGCGCACGCATTTCCCGGATCACTTCTTGGATGTGCACGCTTGCGCCTTTGGTACCAAAGACGGGAATGCCGGGGTCGACACAAACATAGGCAATTTTCACTTTTTACACTCCTTGGGCGGATTCCCACCCTGACAATGTGCGGGCCTGGCTCAAGCTATCGAAGTGCTTTTCGACGAACTTCCGGGCGTTTCTGCTCAAGCTGAGGCCATCGATGGTTCCACGGGCAAAGTTTTCCAGTGCTTGGGCAAGGGCGGGTACATGTCCAGGTTCAAGCAAAATGCCGGTGTCGTCATGACGAATCACCTCAGGGATTCCGGTCACCGAAGTTGCAATCACTGGGGTTCCACAGGCCATGGCCTCTAAAATCACCGTGGGCAAACCATCAACGTTGCCATCCGCCCCAGGTACGCAGGGGGCAACAAATACATGGCTGCGACGCAGTAGCTCACGTACTTCCTCTTGGTTCAGCGGGCCTAGCATGGTGACAGTATCGTCGAGATCAAGATCGGAGATCTTTTGCTCAAGCTCCTCTTTGAGTTCACCAGCACCGCCAAGCGAAACCTTCACCGGAATACCTTTTGCTTTGACAATCGCAACCGCTTCGATCAGAGCACCAAATCCCTTTTTCGGCACCAGCCTGCCCACCGCCGCAATTTCAAGCGGCTCACTTAACGTTGGGGGCTTGTGATACGGGAAGCGCTCAAGCTCCAAGGCGTTATACTGCAAGCTAATATTTGCCCCTGTACCAGACAAAACCTGCTGCAGATAGTTGTAGTTGTACTGGCTAATAGCAATCACGCGCGTAGCATCACCACAAATCCGGCGCAGCCACTGCATATCAACACTGTTGTGAAAGATATCCTTCGCATGTGTGGTCACGGTGTAGGGAATGCCCGTCAGCTTCGAGGCCACCCACGCCATCCGACCTGACAGTGCAGCGAAATGGGCATGGAAGTGGGTGATGCCTTCGTGTTTAGCTTTCAGTGCCAGCTCCAAGCCTTGTGCTACTTCGGTATGTCCCAAGGTGGAAAGCTCCGGCAAAATAGCGGCGAAATTTTTCACGATTTCGCTCTCTTCTACAATGCCAGTGATTCGTTGCCACAAATCTTCCGCCCCAAAAGGACGTCCGATCCACTTCACCTCAGCACGCACTCTCGCTAATTCAGGGTGGAAACGCGCATCGGTGGTGGGGCGCAGAGCAAAAATTGTCAGCTCATCGCCAATCGCTTCGCGCGCTAAAATTTCCGTCACAATAAACGTTTCCGAAAAGCGCGGATAAACCTTAAGAATATAACCAATTCGAGTATTCATGACAGCACCTCAATCCGTGCATCGCGCACACAATCTAAAGCAAACTGGGCAACCGTTGCTAAACCATGTCGGGCAATCGGAGCACGGTTAATCTTCTTCCCCACCGCCCGCGCCGCCCATCGGCCTAATACCTGACTACTTAAATCCTGCATTCGGGTGTATTCCACCATCCCGACCGCAGCCAGCGAGCGCGCCCGGATTAGCTGTTCGCGCCGTGGTACTTCACGGGGAACAATCATTGCGGGGGTATCGGTTGCAAGAATTTCAGCAGTGGTGTTGTAGCCACCCATGGAGATCACCGCAGCAGCGCGCGCAATTTGGCTGGCCA contains these protein-coding regions:
- a CDS encoding glycosyltransferase family 4 protein → MNTRIGYILKVYPRFSETFIVTEILAREAIGDELTIFALRPTTDARFHPELARVRAEVKWIGRPFGAEDLWQRITGIVEESEIVKNFAAILPELSTLGHTEVAQGLELALKAKHEGITHFHAHFAALSGRMAWVASKLTGIPYTVTTHAKDIFHNSVDMQWLRRICGDATRVIAISQYNYNYLQQVLSGTGANISLQYNALELERFPYHKPPTLSEPLEIAAVGRLVPKKGFGALIEAVAIVKAKGIPVKVSLGGAGELKEELEQKISDLDLDDTVTMLGPLNQEEVRELLRRSHVFVAPCVPGADGNVDGLPTVILEAMACGTPVIATSVTGIPEVIRHDDTGILLEPGHVPALAQALENFARGTIDGLSLSRNARKFVEKHFDSLSQARTLSGWESAQGV